The segment TGGCGAATGCTTTTGTCTTGCCACAGGATGTCGCCGGATTGAGGTTCAAGAAAACCTGCCAAAAGATTCATCAGCGTTGATTTCCCGGATCCACTGGCACCATGGATGGCGATGCACTGACCTGGCTCCACAGTGAAATTAAAGTTCCACGGAGTTTCTTGGCCCGGATAGGCGAAAACCAGGTTCTTTACCTCAAGCATGTTCATGCTCCGGAGCTGTGCGGGATGAGTTGATCGCCAGGCCGTTTCTGAACAGGGGCGAGCCCAGCCGGTTAAACAGGCTGAACAGAATCAGCAGAAGCAGTACCAGCCACAACCCGGTCGCGGCGGCAGCATCAATCCGATAGCTGCCCAGTTGCTGGTAAAGCAACACCGGCAGGGTGGGTTGGCCCGGGCTCCCGAACAGGGCGATAACGCCGAAATCCCCCAGTGACAAACCGGTGCCGTAGGCCATTGCCAGTGCCAATGGCCGGCGCAGGCGCGGCCAGTGCAGCCAGCGCCAGCGATACCAGCCCAGCACGCCGAGCTGATCGGCCTGCTGACGGCTTGCCGCATCCAGGTTTCCCATTGGCCCTCGGAGCATCTGCAATACAAAGGGCAATGCCATCATTGCGTTGATCAGCGTAACCAGTACCAGCCCTTCGCTGGAATTACCCAGGCTCGGTCTGAACAGCAAAAACAGACCCGTGCCGAGAACCAGCGGCGGGACCATCAGCGGCAGGTAGGCCGCCACATCGGTAAGCCGGGTAATGGCAGGCCTGGACGCTGTGGTTCCGCAAGCCAGAATCAGCAGCGCGGCGCTCACGGACATCAGCCCGGCGGGCAGGGCGATGGCCAGGCTTCTCAGAGTGGCATCAAGCAATGCGGGATTAACCGAAAAGCTGCTGTCCGGAAAAAATGCCGAGCCCATGCCTGGAAGCCCCCTGAGCAAAATGGCCATCAGCGGCATCACCAGAAACAGCAAAAACAATCCAAGGGTGGTGCCGTCTCCCAGGCGCGCCCAGAGTGAGCTGCCGGCTTTGCTTCGATGTGAGGCAACCTGCCTGTCCGGGAGTAGCGATGCGGTGAGCCCGTGGCGGGCTGCCAGCCACCAGAGAAAGCCGCAAATGACCAGCTGAACCATGGCAAGAAGAGCGGCCTGGCCGGCATCAAATTCGAAGCGCAATGACTGGTAGATTGCAACCTCAATGGTCGTGGCCGCCGGACCGCCTCCAAGGGTCATTACAATGGCAAAACTGGTAAAACACAGGGTGAACACCAGGGCCGCGAGGCCGGGCATGACAGGTTTCACGGCCGGCCATTCCACGGCACGCCAATACCACCAGCGGCCAAGCCCTAATTGCGCGGCAACCCGGCGCTGCGATGCCGGTGCGCTCTCAATCGCTTGTAACAGAATCCGTGCAGCCAGGGGCGCGTTGAAAAACACGTGAGCCAACACAATGCCGTTGATACCATAGAGGTTCCAGGAGGCGCCCAGCCAGTCGTTGGCCAGGCCAGTGAACCAACCCTGACGCCCGTACACACTGACCAGGCCGGATACCGCCACAATGGAGGGAAGCACGAGGCTCAGCTCCATTAAACGGAGCAAAACAGCGCGGCCGGGAAATACCGGTTGCCTTGCCAGAATTCTGGCAATCGGGACGGCCACGAGCAAGCTGAGTACCACAGAGAGAAATGCCTGCCAGACGGTAAAGGTCACCACCGTGCGCAGGTAACGGTTACGCCAGAGCTCGCTCAAATCTGGTAGCGAAGCCTCCCAGATCAACGCACCCAGCCCCGCCACTGCCAGCACGATTAATGCACTGGCTATAGCCAGCCCGGGCCAGAGCCGCCACCCGGGGTGGCTGAAAGGTGCAGAATGGCATTGAGAGTGCCATTGAGAGCGCCATTGCGAGCGCCGTTCAGAGCGCCGTTGGTAACTCATGAAATTATCCACGCTCGTTTATTAACGTGTCATGGCATCCAGCCACTCATTTAGCCATTCGCGCCGGTTCTCGGTGACGGCCTTCGGGTCAAAATACAGCGCTTGTGCAGGCTGAATCAGTTTGTCGAACACCTCTGGCAACTCGTCGCCCAGATCCGTAGCGGGGTACATAACGTTTTTCAGCGGAATGTGGCGCTGAAAATCGGCGCTGAGCATGAAGTCGAGAAACGCCCGG is part of the Marinobacter antarcticus genome and harbors:
- the thiP gene encoding thiamine/thiamine pyrophosphate ABC transporter permease, which translates into the protein MSYQRRSERRSQWRSQWHSQCHSAPFSHPGWRLWPGLAIASALIVLAVAGLGALIWEASLPDLSELWRNRYLRTVVTFTVWQAFLSVVLSLLVAVPIARILARQPVFPGRAVLLRLMELSLVLPSIVAVSGLVSVYGRQGWFTGLANDWLGASWNLYGINGIVLAHVFFNAPLAARILLQAIESAPASQRRVAAQLGLGRWWYWRAVEWPAVKPVMPGLAALVFTLCFTSFAIVMTLGGGPAATTIEVAIYQSLRFEFDAGQAALLAMVQLVICGFLWWLAARHGLTASLLPDRQVASHRSKAGSSLWARLGDGTTLGLFLLFLVMPLMAILLRGLPGMGSAFFPDSSFSVNPALLDATLRSLAIALPAGLMSVSAALLILACGTTASRPAITRLTDVAAYLPLMVPPLVLGTGLFLLFRPSLGNSSEGLVLVTLINAMMALPFVLQMLRGPMGNLDAASRQQADQLGVLGWYRWRWLHWPRLRRPLALAMAYGTGLSLGDFGVIALFGSPGQPTLPVLLYQQLGSYRIDAAAATGLWLVLLLLILFSLFNRLGSPLFRNGLAINSSRTAPEHEHA